In Prosthecobacter sp. SYSU 5D2, the following proteins share a genomic window:
- a CDS encoding amidohydrolase family protein, with amino-acid sequence MSSQTTSRRAFLTSSLGTLAATALGQEKTAAEPIIDIHQHTNYRFREDAHLLAHQRAMGITTTILLPAGTPTTRPSTHDGKSNGLAADAFGNESCMKVAQAHPGAYLWGANEVTDLDTAPAEIEKWLKLGACIIAEQKFDVECDSAHSQKLYTLAAAYNVPILLHFQNQRYNRGYERFHTMLAKYPKTVFIGHAQTFWGNIDKNHQPTDLYPKGKITPGGLTDRFLADYPNFFADMSAGSGLNALTRDEEHTTGFFDRHQDKILYGSDCNDHLGRGPGCQGAQTIAMIRKLSPTKAVERKILFDNSQKLFRLG; translated from the coding sequence ATGTCCTCTCAGACCACCTCCCGCCGTGCCTTCCTGACCAGCAGCCTTGGCACCCTCGCCGCCACCGCCCTTGGCCAGGAAAAGACCGCCGCTGAGCCCATCATTGATATCCACCAGCACACGAACTACCGCTTCCGCGAGGACGCCCACCTCCTGGCCCACCAGCGCGCCATGGGCATCACCACCACCATCCTGCTGCCTGCAGGCACCCCCACCACCCGCCCCTCCACGCACGACGGCAAATCCAACGGCCTCGCCGCCGATGCCTTCGGCAACGAAAGCTGCATGAAAGTGGCCCAGGCCCACCCCGGAGCCTACCTCTGGGGGGCCAACGAAGTCACCGACCTCGATACCGCCCCCGCCGAGATCGAGAAATGGCTCAAGCTCGGTGCCTGCATCATCGCCGAGCAAAAATTCGACGTGGAGTGCGATTCCGCCCACAGCCAGAAGCTCTATACCCTCGCCGCCGCCTACAACGTCCCCATCCTCCTCCATTTCCAAAATCAGCGCTACAACCGCGGCTACGAGCGCTTCCACACCATGCTGGCCAAGTATCCGAAGACCGTCTTCATCGGCCACGCCCAGACCTTTTGGGGCAACATTGATAAAAACCACCAGCCCACCGATCTCTACCCCAAAGGCAAAATCACCCCCGGCGGCCTCACCGACCGCTTCCTGGCCGACTACCCCAACTTCTTCGCCGACATGTCCGCCGGCTCCGGCCTCAATGCCCTCACCCGCGATGAAGAGCACACCACCGGCTTCTTTGACCGCCACCAGGATAAAATCCTCTACGGAAGCGACTGCAACGACCACCTCGGCCGCGGCCCCGGCTGCCAGGGCGCCCAGACCATCGCCATGATCCGCAAGCTCTCTCCCACGAAGGCCGTCGAGCGCAAAATTCTCTTCGACAACTCCCAGAAGCTCTTCCGCCTGGGCTGA
- the hisF gene encoding imidazole glycerol phosphate synthase subunit HisF, whose product MLTKRIIPCLDVKEGRVVKGTQFLQLRDAGDPVECAKIYNAQGADELVFLDITASHEERKTMVDVVARTAESCFMPLTVGGGIRTVADMREMLLAGADKVGINTAAVKTPDVIDAAAEAFGCQCLVVAIDAKRNEHGSWTVYTHGGRYPTELDAVEWAAEVCRRGAGEILLTSMDSDGTKAGYDIALTRAVSEAVTIPVIASGGAGNIQHMADVLSAGKADAVLAASIFHFGEYTVRDVKTFLDSQGVPVRLV is encoded by the coding sequence ATGCTCACCAAGCGCATCATTCCCTGTCTCGACGTCAAAGAAGGCCGTGTGGTCAAAGGCACCCAGTTCCTGCAGCTCCGCGATGCCGGGGACCCCGTGGAATGCGCCAAAATCTACAACGCCCAGGGCGCTGACGAGCTCGTCTTTCTGGACATCACCGCCAGCCATGAGGAGCGCAAGACCATGGTGGACGTCGTCGCCCGCACGGCGGAGTCCTGCTTCATGCCCCTCACCGTCGGTGGCGGCATCCGCACCGTCGCCGATATGCGGGAAATGCTCCTCGCCGGCGCGGATAAAGTCGGCATCAACACCGCCGCCGTCAAAACCCCCGACGTCATAGATGCCGCTGCCGAGGCCTTCGGCTGCCAGTGCCTCGTCGTCGCCATTGATGCCAAGCGCAACGAGCACGGCTCCTGGACCGTCTATACCCACGGCGGCCGTTACCCCACCGAGCTAGATGCCGTGGAATGGGCAGCTGAAGTCTGCCGCCGGGGCGCGGGGGAGATCCTGCTCACCAGCATGGATTCCGACGGCACCAAAGCCGGCTACGACATCGCCCTCACCCGCGCCGTCAGCGAGGCCGTCACCATCCCCGTCATCGCCAGCGGCGGCGCCGGCAACATCCAGCACATGGCCGATGTCCTCAGCGCTGGCAAAGCCGATGCCGTCCTCGCCGCCAGCATCTTTCACTTCGGTGAATACACCGTCCGCGACGTCAAGACCTTCCTCGACAGCCAGGGCGTCCCCGTACGTCTGGTGTAG
- a CDS encoding peptidase S10, with the protein MLSLTHFARIVSLLMLTSAAALAQAPEPEKVVGEKKAEAKDAKAEADAKDDKKAPEAKGGKDEKGSKPEAAEVKKVTEHSLMIDGQKVDYTATAGMLSLKDGEGKVTADIFYVAYAKKGVTEMAKRPLTFSFNGGPGSSSVWMHLGLLGPKRVKLRDDGFAVPPPYELVENEYSLLDETDLVFIDPVSTGYSRAAKPEDAKNFFGVKEDAASIGEFIRLYITKESRWLSPKFLIGESYGTTRAAALSGELLRTHKMNLNGIMLVSTVLNFQTIWGAEGNDLPYVLYLPSFTATAWYHQKLGKALQGRPLAEVLKEAEAFTSGEYNQALLMGAALDPEQRAKVVKQMARLTGLSESFVEASDLRVSLSRFNAELLREKRLVVGRFDSRYTSYMRDALNNHAERDPSADAVFSAFTSTFNHYVRNDLKFEEDRPYNILTSVGKWNWNAENEFANVSEILAESMTANPYLKVHVSNGYYDMATPYYASRYTFSHLNIHPELMKNITEDDYTAGHMMYLNLPDLKKQKEDLAKFVRMASGQ; encoded by the coding sequence ATGCTTTCTCTGACCCACTTTGCACGGATCGTTTCTCTGCTGATGCTGACTTCTGCGGCTGCGCTGGCGCAGGCTCCTGAGCCTGAAAAGGTGGTGGGGGAGAAGAAGGCGGAGGCGAAGGATGCCAAGGCGGAGGCTGATGCCAAAGACGACAAGAAGGCCCCGGAGGCCAAAGGCGGCAAGGACGAGAAGGGGAGCAAGCCGGAGGCGGCGGAGGTCAAAAAGGTGACGGAGCACAGCCTCATGATTGACGGCCAGAAGGTGGACTACACGGCGACGGCGGGGATGCTGAGCCTGAAGGACGGGGAGGGGAAGGTGACGGCGGACATTTTTTATGTGGCGTATGCGAAGAAGGGGGTGACGGAGATGGCGAAACGGCCGCTGACGTTTTCTTTCAACGGCGGACCGGGGTCGTCCTCAGTCTGGATGCACCTGGGGCTGCTGGGGCCGAAGCGGGTGAAGCTGCGGGACGATGGCTTTGCGGTGCCGCCACCGTATGAACTGGTGGAAAATGAATACTCGCTGCTGGATGAGACGGACCTGGTTTTCATTGACCCGGTGAGCACGGGCTACAGCCGGGCGGCCAAGCCGGAGGACGCGAAGAATTTCTTCGGCGTGAAGGAGGATGCGGCGAGCATTGGCGAATTTATCCGCCTCTACATCACCAAGGAATCACGGTGGCTGTCGCCGAAATTTTTGATTGGCGAAAGCTATGGGACGACTCGCGCGGCGGCCCTGAGCGGGGAGCTGCTGCGGACGCATAAGATGAACCTGAACGGCATCATGCTGGTGTCCACGGTGCTGAACTTCCAGACCATCTGGGGAGCGGAGGGGAATGACCTGCCGTATGTTTTATACCTGCCCAGCTTCACAGCGACGGCGTGGTATCACCAAAAGCTGGGGAAGGCGCTGCAGGGCAGGCCACTGGCGGAGGTGCTGAAGGAGGCGGAGGCCTTTACCAGCGGGGAGTATAACCAGGCGCTGCTGATGGGCGCGGCGCTGGACCCGGAGCAGCGGGCGAAGGTGGTGAAGCAGATGGCGCGGCTGACGGGCCTGAGCGAGAGCTTTGTGGAGGCGTCCGATCTGCGGGTGTCCTTGAGCCGGTTCAATGCGGAGCTGCTGCGTGAAAAACGGCTGGTAGTGGGCCGGTTCGACAGCCGCTATACGAGCTACATGCGCGATGCGCTGAACAACCACGCGGAGCGGGATCCGAGCGCGGACGCGGTCTTCAGCGCGTTTACCTCCACCTTTAACCACTATGTGCGCAACGATCTGAAATTTGAGGAGGACCGGCCTTATAACATCCTGACGAGCGTGGGGAAGTGGAACTGGAATGCGGAGAACGAGTTTGCCAATGTGTCCGAAATTTTGGCGGAGAGCATGACGGCCAACCCTTATCTGAAGGTGCATGTTTCCAACGGCTATTATGACATGGCGACTCCGTACTACGCTTCCCGTTATACCTTTTCGCATCTGAACATCCACCCGGAGCTGATGAAAAACATCACGGAGGATGACTACACGGCCGGGCACATGATGTACCTGAACCTGCCGGACCTGAAGAAGCAGAAGGAGGACCTGGCGAAGTTTGTGCGGATGGCCTCGGGGCAGTGA